The window CCATCTCCGCCAGCGGTACGCAGTGATCGACCTTGACATGATTGAGCACGTTTTGCGGCATATCCGGATACGCGGCGTCGGCCGGATCCTGGACGACGCAGATTCCGCCGCAGCGCCGGATCACCTCCATGCCCGACGTGCCATCGTCGAGATAGCCGGTGAGGACGACTCCAATGACCCGATTCCCGAATTCAATGGCGGCGGAACGGAACAGGGGATCGATCGCGGGCCGCGCCCGATTTTCGCGCGCGCCCTTGGTCACCAAGGTTTTGGCTTCCGAGATCATCAGATGATGATCCGGCTGCGCCAGATAAATACAGCCGCTCTTGATAACGCCATGCTGCACAGCTTGTTTGCAGGGTAAATTCCCTTTGTCGGCAAGCACGCGCAACATGGCATCGTTTGAACCGGTCGCCGCCATGTGATGAACGACGAGAATCGCGGCGGGAAAATCGGCCGGCAGTTGCGCAACGAGAGCGCCCAGCGCACTTTGTCCGCCGGCGGAGGTGCCGATCACGATGATCGGGAAGTCGCTTCGTTTCGCCGCAGAATCCGCGTTCGCCGCCTTTTTCGTGGATGCCGCCGTCATAAAATTCCTATGAATTGCCAATGGGTGCCGTCAGGAATAATGCCATACAAGACGCGCCGGCAGCGCGCAAGAGCGCGGTGATGAGGATTTCGATAGGGCGGTGGGCGGACCGCCGCCACCACGGGCGTATGGCCCGATTCGTGCCTCGGGTGTCCCGGTGGCGCCCCGCTGACTATCTGGCGGAGCGCCACCGGACGCTATTTACTCCATCACAGGCGTGCTGCCCTGGCGCACCGGCTGCCGCACGGGCTCAGGAACGGCACGTACGGCAACCAGCCGAGCACGCCGTTTGCGCACCCAGATGATGACCCCGGTGACGCTCAGCATTGCCACCACCACACCCAGGAACGACAGGACGATGCGGCCGGCCAAGCCGGCAATCCGGCCGGAGTGCAGGGGGAACTGGAGTTGCAGGAAAATATCGCCTGCGCTGCCGGTGCCGGGCACGCGCTCGGAGACCAGTTTGCCATCGTTGCCGTCGAAATACAGCCAGGAGTTGCCCAGGCCGACGTCGCCGTGGTCGTTGCCCGGCTCAAAGAAGCCGACGCCGTACAGCCCGAACGCGGATGCGTAAAAAACGCCGCCGACCGGCGCCGTCCAGCCGCGTTTGGTTCCTTCGGCACGGGCCAGCGCCATCACTTCGTCGCGGCTGATAAGCGCCGGAATCGGTTTCTCCGGCGGATTCATGGTGCGGCTGGCGAAGGCGTCCGGGCTGAGAGTGGAGACGGTGGACAACAGCGGCCGCACCACGCGGTCGTTCAGGTTCATCGAGACCGAGGTGATCGCCAGCACCAGCAGCAACAGCCAGACCCACACGCCGCCAGAGCGGTGCAGGTCGAAGTTGAGCTTGGGCCCGCCAGCTTTCCAGCGGAAGGCGAACGACTTGCGCCAGCTGCGCCAGTTGGGAAACGACAAATACAGCGCGATGAAGCAATCGAGCACCCACACGATGGCGATGATGCCCATGAACCAGATGCCCAGTTCGATCCCTTTGACTTCCGGAATATGCATCGAGTAGTGCAGCTTGTACAGGAACGGCAGCAGGTTTTCGCGCGAGAGCGAAATGTCGCCCCACTGACGTTTGGCCTGCACCTTGCCGGTCACCGGATCGACGCCGATCTGGTTAAAGCCCAGCTCGTACGGCTTGCCGGTGGCCGGGTCGATCTTGCCCTCGACCGACATCATCGAGGTGTGTCCCGGCTCGACCTCGGTCAGGACGTAACCGATGCGCAGGCGCGGATCGGCCGCTTCGATGGCGCGCGCCAGTTCGGTGCCGGGAATCTGGCGCTGGGCCGTCTCGCCGCTGTGGGCGTGAAACAGGTCCGGATTGAGGGCGGCGTCCAGTTCGTGGTCGAAGGAAATCAGGGCGCCCGTTGCACCGGAGATGAACAGGAAGATCGCCACGCCCAGGCCGAACCAGCGGTGGAGCAAAACCAGTGCAGGGCGCATATCAGTATTTCCAGTTGAGGGTGGCGCTGGCGTTGCGCGGCGCCGCGTAATAGGCCTGGCTCCAGTACAGCGAGGTCAGGTACTTTTTATCCGTGACGTTGTTCAGGTTCACGGCCAGCGTCATGTTGCGGTTGATCTCGTAGCGCGCCATCAAGCCCAGCACGGCGTAGCTGTCCTGGCGCGTGACGATGCCCTGTTCCTGTTCCTGCTCGCGCTCGATATCGCTCTGCCAGTTCAGGTTGGCGCCGACCTTGAGCTGCGGCACGGCAGGCAGACGATAGGTGGTGGACATGCGCAGCAGGCGGCGCGGCACGTAGGTCTTGGCTGCCTTGCCCTGGCTGTCTTCCACCTTCAGGCGGGTGAAGCCGGCACTGGCCAGCCAGCCTTTGGTCAGCTCGCCCGTCACTTCCAGTTCGGCGCCGGTCGACTCGGCATTGATGCCGCGGTAGTACGCCTTGCCGCCGTTCATGTCGACCTGCTCAGCCGTATTGTTCTGGCGCGCGCGGAAGATGGCGCCGGAGAAGCTGGCCTTGCCACCCAAGAGATCGCTCTTGAAACCAGCCTCGGCGCTGCTGCCCATGATCGGATCGAGCGCGACGCCGTTGATATCCTGCTCGCTTTGCGGGCTGAAAATTTCAGTGTAGCTGGTGTACAGGCTGACCTGCGGCGCCACGTCGTAGACCAGGCCCACGTAGGGCGAGGTCTTGCTGGCCGATTTTTGCTTGCTGCTGCCGTAGGACAGGCCGGTGGAATCGGCCTTGGTCGAGTTAAAGCCGGTCAGCAGCTTGACTTTGTCGGCCAGCGCAAAGCGTGCGGCCGCGTAGACGGTCTTGCGCACCTCTTCGTAGCTGCTGCCATCGAAGCGGTCGTCGAATTCCGGCTGCGGATAGCCGCCGGTAAAGTCGGTCGCTGCGGTGAGCGGGGTGCCGATGCCGCGGCCGTAGCCGGACAGATCGTCCAGGCGCGAGCGCGACCAGCTGGCGCCGAAGGCCAGGTCGTGCTGGCGGCCGGCCAGGTTGAACTGTCCGCTTGCGCCGATGTCGAACAAGGTCTGGCTGTGGTCGGAGCGGTAGGCGGACGGGTAGGAAAACAAGCCTTCGCCTGTCGCTTTGTCCGGCGTGCCGTACACGTAGAACAATTTCGAGCGGGACGCTTCCTTGTTATGGCTCAGGGTCGACTTGAGCGCCCAGCCCTGGCCCAGTTGGTGATTCAGTTCGGCAAAGCTGCCGTTGGTCTTGTTATCCCAGTGCGACCAGTCGGCCGAGGTGTTGGTGCCGGCCGGGTAGTTGGTCGGGCTGCCGTCGGTGTAGTACAGGGGCAGGGCGCCCCACATGCCGCCGCTGGACTTGTTGTCTTGCCAGGCGTGCCCGATGCTGAGCAGGGTGTCGCTGCCCAGTTTGGCTTCGACGATGCCGTAGACAACGTTTTTCTTGGTCGCGTAGCGGTCCAGGTAGGAATCGCCCTGCTGGCTGACCACCACCACGCGGCCCTTGACGCTGCCGCTCGCGTTGAGCGGGCTCGACACGTCGGCATCGAGACGGCGCGTATCCCACGAGCCGAGGGTGAGGCCGGCGCTGGCGGCCAGGGTAGGACCTGGACGCTTGCGGATGAAGTTGACCGTGGCGGACGGGTTGCCGGTGGAGGCGGTCAGGCCGTTGGCACCACGCACGATATCGACCCTGTCGAACAGCGCGGTGTCGAGGTTGCCCATCATGTTGCCGAACACCAGCGGCATGCCGACACCGTCGACCTGGAAATTGATGATATCGAAGCCGCGCGCGACGTAATAGGTGCGGTCGGTTTCGACTTTTTCGACGGTGACGCCGGTAGTGTTGGCGAGCACATCGTTGACGTTGTCGAGACGGAAATCGTCCATGCGCGCGCGCGTGACGACCGAGACCGACTGCGGCGTTTCGCGCAGGGTCAGGCTCAGCTTGCTGGCACTGTCGCTGTCGCGCGCCTGATAGCCGTTGTGGTCATTCGTGCCGGTGATCGTAATGACTGGCAGGACGGCCGCTTCGGGCGCCTCGTCGGCGGCGCTGGCGGCACCGGCATGGCCGAGCGCGAGCGACAGAGCGAGCACCAGCGGACGCAGACGGGGATGGGAAGACGACGGGACGGACGTGTTGATACGGCGGGGCATGCAAAAACTCCTGGTGTGAGAAAGATCGTCACTGGCTTGGAGATTGCAACCTGGCTTGTCAACGATGGGGTGCCCTGTCGTAAAGACAGATGCGAATGATTCTCATTATACCAAAAATGGAAAGGTTTCGCAACCGACCCCGGCAAGACCATCGCGAGAATGAGCTGTTGCAATGCATGGATTTCTGCAAAGTTGTGTTGGGCGGAAGGGCGGTGGAAGGTTATGCTCATCGGATACGCACTTGGTGAGCTGGTGCGCCTGGGAGGGTACTGCCGTGAAAGTGGAAACAAAGTAAAACAGCATTGAAGGGCACCGTATGCGTTTTTTTGGATTGATTATTCCTGCCTTGCTGGCATGTCCGGCTACGGTAGCGGCATGCGACATTCCGTCCCAAACGATTGCCGACTACCTCAATGGTCAAGCTAACGGCCGCGTCGTGTTCGTTGGGAATGTGGTGGCGTCGACAGCGCGAAAAACCGACGGGTTGGTGATCGAAGACCTGACAGTGAGCGTGAGCAAGTCATTTGGAGTGGCTACACTTCCTCGAACCTTACCGGTGCTAAGCCGAATCACCGGCGGCAGTAATCCATGCGGCCATGCTGATTTTTCTGCCAGGGCGGGAGAGCAATGGTTGATCTTCGGACAACGTGATGCAGAGCGCGTCTGGCCGGATCTTTATCTGAGCCGCAAACTCGTCAATGGGCGCATCGACGCGGCACTCTTTCGACAGCTCAGCCCAGCAGCGTCATTGAAGATGCGGGAATGACGGAGCTAAGTTTCAGGGCAGCAATGGCATTCCCGCCTGACACCGGCAAGCGCCGGCGAACGTGCAAGGCTGGTCAGCTTGGCTGGCGGTCGCAATACTAAAAACCGTTCAATAGTCGCAGCGGTAAAAATGCCCCATGATCGGCACCACGCGTCCGGCGCATTCGGAGAAAGGGAACAGCTCGCTGCTAGACCACGCCACGTGGCCCTTGGGCTCGGCAATGCGGCCGCTGGCATCGTAGATAACGTAGGTCGTATCGGTCCCGACGGTGCTCCAGTCATAGGCCAGCACGGGGCGGTTGCCTGGCGGGTGGGTCTGCATTTTTTTATCGAAGCTCTGGCCTTCCGACATCACGTGCACCACGTTGGAAGCGCGGCCTACAGTGGCCTGCAATAGTTCCGGCACTGAAAACAGCGCCCCCAGCACGACGATATACGTTGCCATCGAGGCTGCGCGGCGCCAGTGGTGGTGGTGCAGGGCGCGCACCAGTCCGAACACCGAACACAGGCCGCCAAGCAGCGCGACGGGGAGGATCAGCATCCCCGCGACGCCCGAAAACGGGACCACCAGCACGAACGTGAGCAAGGATGCGCTCAGGAGCCAGATGGGCCAGCTGAAGTAGGCATCGCCACGCTGTGCGTGGGATGCGTGTTTGCTGCCGTGGGCGATTGTTGCCATGATCGTAAGCTTTCGCAAGTTGACTGGCGGCTTTATTTTGTCCTACTCGGCCAGTGGCGTGGCCTATATTGTCACTACCTTGCCGTTAGCGCAATTTGTTTTTACTGTCGTGCGGCGCTCCCTCTATGCGGAGTGCTTGCGAAAGTGATAAGGCAAGGCATTATGAATGCGGGTTGCCGCCACCGCAGCTTGCCCTGCGGCTACACTAATCTGGTTCAATCCCTGGGCCACGTCGCCGATGGCGTACAGGCCTTCCACGGTCGTCGACTGATGGTCGTCGACCTTCAGTTCCATGCAGGCCGAGGTTTGCGCGCCGAGCGAGACCGCCAGGTCGGAGCGCGCCGTTTCGCCCAGCATGGGGTAGAGTACATCGCTCTCGTAGGACTCGCCATCTTCCGTATGCATGACCGGTGTCATGCGCCCGCTCATGGTCACGCCCCGCAGCGGCGAGGTAACGTAGCGGATGCCGGCATCGTGCAGGCGCTGGCGGTCGGCCGGGTCGACCAAGGCCTCCCTGGTGCGCTCGAACAGCGTGACGTCGGTGGAAAAGGTGCGCATGAACAGTGCATGGCCGACCGGGTTGGTGTCGGATGTGACGACCGCGATTTTCTGGTCGAGGACGTCGTAGCCATCGCATACCGGACACAGCCGGACCGCGCCGCACGCCACGGCCTCAAGAAAATTCTCGATCGGCATGCCGGTGTCGGCGATGCCGGTTGCCAGCAGCACGGTGCGGGCACGAATTTCGCCGCCTTCGTGCGCGGCCACGAAGCAGCCGTCTTCGCGCACCAGCCGGGTCACTTCGCCCTGGATCACCTCGCCGCCGTAGCGTTGGAGCTGGTGGCGCAATTTGTCGAGCAATTCCTTGCCGTGGATGCCATCTGGAAAGCCCGGATAGTTATGCGTGACCGGGATCCAGCCGAGCCGGCTGCTGCCTTTGTCGACCAGGATGATATCGCGCCGGAAACGGCGCAGGTAAATCGCCGCCGTCAGCCCGCCGGGGCCGCCGCCGATGATCAGGGTGTCGTGGATGGTGGGGGAGGGGGTGTACGGAATCATGATGCATTATCGGTAATGCGCGTTGGGCGGGGCATCGGTGCGCCCGCCGCTGCCGGGTAAGACAGGGCTTACAGCATCGTTCGGCGCCGCACTAGTCGTGCGGCTCGGGCTGCAGGGTCACATGGTCGATGCCGTGGCGGGTCAACAGCATGTCCTTGACCGTGGCCAGCACCTGCGGCCAGTCGCGCAGGTTGCCGATGCGCAGGTGGCCGATCAGGGCCGGTTGTCCCGGCGACATATCCCACACATGCAGGTCGTGCACCGACAGCACGCCCGGTATGGCGGCCAGGTCGGCGCCGACCTGCAGATAATCGATCTGGTGCGGCACGCCTTCCATCAGCGCGTGGTAGGAGTCGCGCAGGATGCCGACGGTCGAGCGCAGGATCAGCACGGAGACGAAGAGCGACAGCAGCGGGTCGATCGGCATCCAGCCGGTGAAGTAAATCACGGCGCCGGCGGCGATCGCCGCGATCGAGCCGAGGATGTCGCCCATCACGTGCACCAGCGCGGCGCGGGTGTTGATGCTTTCCTGGTCGCGCGAGAGCAGCCAGGCCACCAGCAGATTGATCGCCAGGCCGATGAGGGCAACCACGAACACGGTGCCGCCCTGCACCTGCTGCGGCGCGCTGAAGCGGTGCACGGCTTCAAAGACGATCCAGCCGACCACGGCCAGCATGGCCAGTGCGTTGACAAAGGCGGCCAGCGCTTCTGCGCGGCCGAAGCCGAACGAGTGGCGCGCCGAGGGCGGGCGCTTGGCGATCAGTTGCGCCAGCAGCGCCAGGCCCAGCGCGGCGGCGTCGGTGACCATGTGGCCGGCGTCGGAAATGAGGGCCAGCGAATTGGAGAGGAAGCCGGTCAGCACTTCGATCACGGCAAATACCAGGGTCAGGCTCAGGGCAAAGGCCAGCGCGCCCTGGCTGCGGCCGACGGTGACGTGGGTGTGTTTGGCGTCGCCCTTGTGGTGGGCGTGCAGGTGGGCGGAGGAGGGGGTCGGTTTGGCGTGCATGGGCAAAGTGTAATGGAAAAAGGCGCTTGATCTCCCTGCCGCCAGCCAGGGTACTTCCTGGCGCCTGAACATCGTGTTTAAAAAGCGCTTGTCATCCCGGGGATGCCTCTCTATAATGCTGGTCTTCGGGCGGTTAGTTCAGCTGGTTAGAATACTTGGTCGACATCCAAGGGGTCGGGGATTCGAATTCCTCACCGCCCACCAGTTTTAGCAGTAAAAAGCAGTAAAGTGCAGTAAGGCAGAGTTGTTCCAGCAACGCTCATGCTATATCAGGGCGGTTAGTTCAGCTGGTTAGAATACTTGGTCGACATCCAAGGGGTCGGGGATTCGAATTCCTCACCGCCCACCAGAACATGCAGTACCCAGTAAGAGAGAGAAAGGCACCATGGTTATGACGCCGCGAACTACGACGGAGTTGTTCCAGCGACGCTAGTCGAGGTGCTTCCTTTTGCTTACTCAAAATGAAAAACGCGGCTAGTCCGCGTTTTTTTTCGTCCGCATTTTTGTTTGCACTTTTGTTTGTACTTTTGTTTGTACTTAAATATCAGTTTTGTTCAGGAGAACAGCATGGTTTCAGTCCGCCTTCCCGATGGTTCCGAGCGCCAGTTTGATGGCCCAGTCACCGTAGCCCAGGTCGCAGCCAGCATCGGTACAGGCCTGGCCAAAGCGGCGCTGGCCGGCAAAGTCGACGGCAAAGTCGTCGATACCTCCTTCCTGATCGAGCAAAATGCCGATCTGGCCATCATCACCGATAAAGATCCGGAAGGCCTGGACGTGATTCGTCACTCCACCGCCCACTTGCTGGCCTACGCCGTCAAGGAGCTGTATCCGGAAGCGCAGGTCACCATCGGTCCGGTGATCGAGAATGGCTTCTTCTACGATTTCTCGTACAAGCGCCCGTTTACGCCGGAAGATCTGGCGGCGATCGAAAAGAAAATGACCGAACTGGTCAAGAAAGACGAGAAAGTCACGCGCACCGTGCTGCCGCGCGACGAAGCGGTGGCGTACTTCAAGTCCATCGGCGAAGACTACAAGGCGGAAATCATTTCCTCGATTCCTGCCGGTGAAGACGTGTCGCTGTACGCCGAGGGCGGTTTTACCGACCTGTGCCGCGGCCCGCACGTGCCCAACACCGGCAAGCTGAAAGTGTTCAAGCTGATGAAAGTGGCGGGCGCCTACTGGCGCGGCGACTCCAAGAACGAGATGCTGCAGCGTATCTACGGCACCGCCTGGCTCAAGAAGGAAGATCAGGAACTCTACCTGCACAATCTGGAAGAGGCGGAAAAGCGCGACCACCGCAAGCTGGGCAAGGCGCTCGACTTCTTCCACTTCCAGGATGAAGCGCCGGGCTTGATCTTCTGGCATCCGAAGGGCTGGTCGATCTGGCAACAGGTTGAGCAATACATGCGCAATGTGTACCAGGTCAATGGCTACCAGGAAGTGAAAGCGCCGCAAATCCTGGACCGCGGCCTGTGGGAAAAGACCGGTCACTGGGATAACTATCGCGACAATATGTTCGTCACCGAGTCGGAAAACCGCTCGTATGCGCTGAAGCCGATGAATTGCCCTGGCCACATCCAGATTTTCAATTCCGGCATGAAGAGCTACCGCGACTTGCCGCTGCGCTACGGCGAGTTCGGCCAGTGCCACCGCAACGAGCCGTCCGGCGCGCTGCACGGCATGATGCGCGTACGCGGCTTTACCCAGGATGACGGTCACATTTTCTGTACCGATGAGCAGATTCCGGGCGAAGTGGCGGCCTTCCACGCGCAGGCGATGGAAGTCTACACCGCGTTCGGCTTTGACAATATCGATGTCAAGCTGGCCCTGCGTCCGGACAGCCGCATCGGCAGCGAGGAAAGCTGGGATATCGCCGAAGAGTCGCTGCGCAGCGCGCTGCGTGCCTGCGGCGTCTCCTGGACCGAGTTGCCGGGCGAGGGCGCGTTCTACGGTCCGAAGATCGAATACCACCTGAAAGACAGCCTGGGCCGCGCATGGCAGGTCGGCACGGTGCAGATCGACCCGTCGATGCCGGGCCGCCTGGGCGCCGAGTACACGGCTCCCGACAACACCAAGAAGGTGCCGGTCATGCTGCACCGCGCGATCGTCGGTTCGCTGGAGCGTTTCATCGGCATCCTGATCGAAAACTACGCCGGCGCGATGCCGCTGTGGCTGGCGCCGGTGCAGGTGGCGGTGCTCAATATTTCGGACGCGCAGGCCGACTACACCCAGGAAATCGCA of the Massilia violaceinigra genome contains:
- a CDS encoding chemotaxis protein CheB — encoded protein: MTAASTKKAANADSAAKRSDFPIIVIGTSAGGQSALGALVAQLPADFPAAILVVHHMAATGSNDAMLRVLADKGNLPCKQAVQHGVIKSGCIYLAQPDHHLMISEAKTLVTKGARENRARPAIDPLFRSAAIEFGNRVIGVVLTGYLDDGTSGMEVIRRCGGICVVQDPADAAYPDMPQNVLNHVKVDHCVPLAEMGSLLTRLALHDRGASIRVPDDVAVEAKIAQRVLSDLESVEFLGTQVPFNCPGCGGVLWQMKIGNHLRFRCHTGHAYTAATLLAEQTAKMEETLWVALRMFEENKNLLVRMGADGTASPSYVERVEQSNIHIRRIKAMLHSNMASTDPLP
- a CDS encoding PepSY-associated TM helix domain-containing protein codes for the protein MRPALVLLHRWFGLGVAIFLFISGATGALISFDHELDAALNPDLFHAHSGETAQRQIPGTELARAIEAADPRLRIGYVLTEVEPGHTSMMSVEGKIDPATGKPYELGFNQIGVDPVTGKVQAKRQWGDISLSRENLLPFLYKLHYSMHIPEVKGIELGIWFMGIIAIVWVLDCFIALYLSFPNWRSWRKSFAFRWKAGGPKLNFDLHRSGGVWVWLLLLVLAITSVSMNLNDRVVRPLLSTVSTLSPDAFASRTMNPPEKPIPALISRDEVMALARAEGTKRGWTAPVGGVFYASAFGLYGVGFFEPGNDHGDVGLGNSWLYFDGNDGKLVSERVPGTGSAGDIFLQLQFPLHSGRIAGLAGRIVLSFLGVVVAMLSVTGVIIWVRKRRARLVAVRAVPEPVRQPVRQGSTPVME
- a CDS encoding TonB-dependent siderophore receptor, translating into MPRRINTSVPSSSHPRLRPLVLALSLALGHAGAASAADEAPEAAVLPVITITGTNDHNGYQARDSDSASKLSLTLRETPQSVSVVTRARMDDFRLDNVNDVLANTTGVTVEKVETDRTYYVARGFDIINFQVDGVGMPLVFGNMMGNLDTALFDRVDIVRGANGLTASTGNPSATVNFIRKRPGPTLAASAGLTLGSWDTRRLDADVSSPLNASGSVKGRVVVVSQQGDSYLDRYATKKNVVYGIVEAKLGSDTLLSIGHAWQDNKSSGGMWGALPLYYTDGSPTNYPAGTNTSADWSHWDNKTNGSFAELNHQLGQGWALKSTLSHNKEASRSKLFYVYGTPDKATGEGLFSYPSAYRSDHSQTLFDIGASGQFNLAGRQHDLAFGASWSRSRLDDLSGYGRGIGTPLTAATDFTGGYPQPEFDDRFDGSSYEEVRKTVYAAARFALADKVKLLTGFNSTKADSTGLSYGSSKQKSASKTSPYVGLVYDVAPQVSLYTSYTEIFSPQSEQDINGVALDPIMGSSAEAGFKSDLLGGKASFSGAIFRARQNNTAEQVDMNGGKAYYRGINAESTGAELEVTGELTKGWLASAGFTRLKVEDSQGKAAKTYVPRRLLRMSTTYRLPAVPQLKVGANLNWQSDIEREQEQEQGIVTRQDSYAVLGLMARYEINRNMTLAVNLNNVTDKKYLTSLYWSQAYYAAPRNASATLNWKY
- a CDS encoding NAD(P)/FAD-dependent oxidoreductase is translated as MIPYTPSPTIHDTLIIGGGPGGLTAAIYLRRFRRDIILVDKGSSRLGWIPVTHNYPGFPDGIHGKELLDKLRHQLQRYGGEVIQGEVTRLVREDGCFVAAHEGGEIRARTVLLATGIADTGMPIENFLEAVACGAVRLCPVCDGYDVLDQKIAVVTSDTNPVGHALFMRTFSTDVTLFERTREALVDPADRQRLHDAGIRYVTSPLRGVTMSGRMTPVMHTEDGESYESDVLYPMLGETARSDLAVSLGAQTSACMELKVDDHQSTTVEGLYAIGDVAQGLNQISVAAGQAAVAATRIHNALPYHFRKHSA
- a CDS encoding cation diffusion facilitator family transporter, with product MHAKPTPSSAHLHAHHKGDAKHTHVTVGRSQGALAFALSLTLVFAVIEVLTGFLSNSLALISDAGHMVTDAAALGLALLAQLIAKRPPSARHSFGFGRAEALAAFVNALAMLAVVGWIVFEAVHRFSAPQQVQGGTVFVVALIGLAINLLVAWLLSRDQESINTRAALVHVMGDILGSIAAIAAGAVIYFTGWMPIDPLLSLFVSVLILRSTVGILRDSYHALMEGVPHQIDYLQVGADLAAIPGVLSVHDLHVWDMSPGQPALIGHLRIGNLRDWPQVLATVKDMLLTRHGIDHVTLQPEPHD
- the thrS gene encoding threonine--tRNA ligase, producing the protein MVSVRLPDGSERQFDGPVTVAQVAASIGTGLAKAALAGKVDGKVVDTSFLIEQNADLAIITDKDPEGLDVIRHSTAHLLAYAVKELYPEAQVTIGPVIENGFFYDFSYKRPFTPEDLAAIEKKMTELVKKDEKVTRTVLPRDEAVAYFKSIGEDYKAEIISSIPAGEDVSLYAEGGFTDLCRGPHVPNTGKLKVFKLMKVAGAYWRGDSKNEMLQRIYGTAWLKKEDQELYLHNLEEAEKRDHRKLGKALDFFHFQDEAPGLIFWHPKGWSIWQQVEQYMRNVYQVNGYQEVKAPQILDRGLWEKTGHWDNYRDNMFVTESENRSYALKPMNCPGHIQIFNSGMKSYRDLPLRYGEFGQCHRNEPSGALHGMMRVRGFTQDDGHIFCTDEQIPGEVAAFHAQAMEVYTAFGFDNIDVKLALRPDSRIGSEESWDIAEESLRSALRACGVSWTELPGEGAFYGPKIEYHLKDSLGRAWQVGTVQIDPSMPGRLGAEYTAPDNTKKVPVMLHRAIVGSLERFIGILIENYAGAMPLWLAPVQVAVLNISDAQADYTQEIATKLRKLGYRVHADLRNEKITFKIREHSVQKLPYILVIGDKERDANTVAVRARGNVDLGVMSIDALVERLKHEVDSKA